One Rhodospirillaceae bacterium genomic region harbors:
- a CDS encoding PAS domain-containing sensor histidine kinase, with translation MAFKSMTTDSIYQRIIENSNVIGWEANPTTFEFIYTSRYAETVLGYPVEKWKEPGFWSSLIHPDDVVRAVSFCQDCTAKLISHEFEYRMFAADGRTVWIRDIAAVESDKGRPVRLYGVMIDITAEKEAMAALAQARDDARQADRAKTRFLANISHELRTPMNAIVGFTDFLLQRETLSKKPIDLDEYLGLIKSSASHLGTLIDDLLELSRYEIGVNSLKLELVDLNEILSECFSMLSGLADSKKIKLENELPDIPIRVEADRKGLKQVVINLLNNALKFTLPNGTVKVCVNSEGTSERQTVTIVVKDTGIGMKQENGNFQNHNAELSDAALRQYRDENSGIGLGLSIINAVVRLHEGQLTFTERPEGGTRAEVKLPIRQTLAAKTE, from the coding sequence GTGGCTTTCAAAAGCATGACGACTGACTCAATCTATCAACGTATCATCGAAAACAGCAACGTCATCGGTTGGGAAGCAAATCCAACCACCTTCGAGTTTATCTATACCTCCCGCTATGCTGAAACTGTGCTGGGCTACCCTGTAGAAAAATGGAAAGAGCCCGGGTTCTGGTCGTCGTTAATACATCCAGATGATGTTGTTCGCGCCGTCTCTTTTTGCCAAGACTGTACCGCGAAACTTATTTCGCACGAGTTTGAATATAGAATGTTCGCGGCCGACGGTCGCACCGTTTGGATCCGTGATATTGCTGCAGTCGAAAGTGATAAAGGACGGCCCGTCCGGCTATATGGGGTGATGATTGATATTACCGCAGAAAAAGAAGCAATGGCGGCTTTGGCACAAGCCCGCGATGATGCCCGACAAGCCGACCGCGCGAAAACTCGTTTCCTAGCGAATATCAGTCACGAACTCCGAACCCCCATGAATGCAATTGTCGGATTTACAGACTTTCTGCTACAGCGCGAGACGCTCTCTAAAAAACCAATCGACCTCGATGAATACTTAGGCTTAATCAAAAGCTCCGCCTCTCATCTTGGAACACTGATAGATGACCTACTTGAATTGTCTCGCTACGAGATCGGTGTTAACTCGCTTAAATTAGAGTTGGTTGATTTAAATGAAATACTCTCCGAATGTTTTTCTATGCTGAGCGGACTGGCAGATTCAAAAAAAATAAAACTAGAGAACGAATTGCCAGACATCCCAATACGTGTTGAAGCTGATCGCAAAGGTCTTAAGCAGGTCGTGATTAATTTGCTCAATAACGCTTTAAAATTCACCCTACCCAACGGCACCGTAAAGGTTTGTGTTAACTCAGAAGGCACATCGGAGAGACAGACAGTGACCATAGTCGTAAAAGACACTGGCATTGGAATGAAACAAGAAAACGGCAATTTCCAAAATCACAATGCTGAGCTATCTGATGCCGCCCTGCGGCAATACAGAGATGAGAACAGCGGAATTGGACTTGGGCTGTCCATTATTAATGCGGTTGTAAGACTTCATGAAGGCCAACTGACATTCACAGAACGGCCCGAAGGTGGGACTCGAGCAGAAGTAAAACTACCCATACGGCAAACTCTGGCTGCAAAAACAGAATAG
- the rseP gene encoding RIP metalloprotease RseP, producing MEQILGISFTLINFIIALSVVVFVHELGHFLVARWNNVRCDIFSIGFGPELIGFTDRHGTRWKFSLIPLGGYVKMFGEADTANPGAKDDAKDVDEEDNGVGREMTPAEKAVSFKYKTLGQRSAIVFAGPAVNFIFAIAVFFIMFMSVGRPVTEPIIGNVAEESAAEEAGLLAGDIILAIDGSEIDRFEDLQRVVPLGNGAPMRLTVQRDESILDIVAVPKIVEEVDPFGNPQKRALLGISSTGESRAMVRHNPFSALGLAVTQTYTVVEGTFIAVGQIISGERGTEDLGGPIRIAKYSGQAAESGIVNFIIFMAILSINLGIINLFPVPLLDGGHLLFYAIEALRGRPLSDQAQEWGLRFGLVLVLSLMVFVTWNDILQL from the coding sequence TTGGAACAAATACTCGGCATTTCGTTTACGCTGATCAACTTCATCATTGCTCTGTCAGTGGTGGTTTTTGTGCATGAACTGGGGCACTTTCTCGTCGCGAGGTGGAACAATGTGCGATGCGACATTTTTTCCATCGGCTTTGGACCTGAGTTGATCGGTTTTACAGATCGTCACGGCACACGCTGGAAGTTCAGTCTCATTCCCTTAGGGGGCTACGTCAAAATGTTTGGCGAAGCTGATACGGCTAATCCCGGTGCGAAAGATGACGCTAAAGATGTTGATGAGGAAGATAATGGCGTCGGACGTGAGATGACGCCAGCAGAGAAAGCGGTTTCGTTTAAATACAAAACTCTGGGGCAGCGCTCAGCCATTGTTTTTGCCGGACCAGCTGTAAACTTTATTTTTGCTATTGCTGTTTTCTTTATCATGTTCATGTCGGTAGGGAGACCTGTAACAGAGCCGATTATTGGCAATGTAGCAGAGGAGAGCGCGGCTGAGGAGGCGGGGCTTCTCGCTGGAGACATAATCCTGGCGATCGATGGTTCTGAAATTGATCGCTTCGAAGATTTGCAGCGCGTTGTGCCCCTTGGCAATGGCGCTCCAATGCGGCTGACGGTTCAGCGTGATGAGAGTATTCTCGATATTGTTGCGGTTCCAAAAATTGTCGAAGAGGTTGATCCGTTCGGCAACCCACAGAAGCGCGCCTTGTTGGGGATTTCATCGACAGGTGAATCGCGCGCTATGGTCCGACATAATCCTTTTAGTGCTCTGGGTTTGGCCGTCACACAGACATATACGGTTGTAGAGGGGACCTTCATTGCGGTTGGACAGATTATTTCTGGCGAACGAGGGACAGAGGACCTTGGAGGCCCTATTCGGATTGCTAAGTACTCTGGCCAAGCGGCCGAGTCCGGGATCGTTAATTTCATAATATTTATGGCAATTTTGTCGATAAACCTTGGCATTATCAATTTATTCCCTGTGCCGCTGCTTGACGGCGGTCACCTGTTGTTTTACGCCATCGAAGCCTTACGTGGACGACCTCTTTCTGATCAAGCGCAGGAATGGGGTTTGCGGTTTGGTTTGGTTTTGGTGCTGTCGCTTATGGTGTTCGTAACGTGGAACGATATCCTGCAATTATAG
- the lpxD gene encoding UDP-3-O-(3-hydroxymyristoyl)glucosamine N-acyltransferase yields MPDSRFFQRTGPFRAREIADWVGATCFKNGNLDRLVEDISDLGEAGPGHLSYLSGADYIDQAATSSCGVCLTTETLAECAPPSAVILLVTDPQSAFATAADKFYAPKPVPLTKCKPSDSGAMIDDSAQLGVDVTLEVGCVVGANVQIGARTRIGPGTTIGAGVVIGENCDIGANVSLVCCLISDDVIIHPGARIGQDGFGFIFDATAQRHRKIPQLGRAIIKEDVEIGANTTIDRGALGDTIIGPGCRIDNQVQIAHNVVLGARCIVVSQVGISGSCQIGDDVVLAGQVGLADHVKVGSKAQVAAKSGVMRDIEQEQVVMGYPAKPIREFWRDVAAIGRLSKRKKTP; encoded by the coding sequence ATGCCAGACTCACGATTCTTTCAGCGTACCGGTCCGTTCCGGGCTAGAGAGATAGCAGATTGGGTCGGAGCGACTTGTTTCAAAAATGGCAACCTAGACCGCCTCGTCGAAGATATTTCTGATCTCGGCGAGGCGGGTCCAGGGCATTTATCTTACTTGTCCGGAGCGGACTACATTGATCAAGCCGCAACCAGTTCTTGCGGCGTCTGCCTGACAACAGAAACTCTGGCGGAGTGCGCGCCCCCAAGTGCAGTGATATTGCTGGTCACTGATCCGCAGTCAGCATTCGCGACGGCTGCGGATAAATTTTATGCCCCAAAACCGGTACCTTTGACCAAGTGTAAGCCATCAGATTCTGGAGCGATGATTGATGACTCCGCTCAATTGGGTGTTGATGTCACTTTAGAAGTTGGCTGCGTGGTTGGAGCTAATGTTCAAATTGGAGCGCGGACACGTATCGGCCCTGGCACAACGATTGGTGCAGGCGTTGTTATTGGTGAGAATTGCGATATCGGTGCAAATGTTTCTCTAGTGTGCTGCCTTATAAGCGACGATGTCATTATTCATCCTGGCGCTCGGATTGGTCAGGATGGGTTTGGATTTATTTTTGACGCCACAGCACAGCGCCACCGTAAAATTCCGCAGCTTGGTCGGGCCATCATTAAAGAAGATGTTGAGATTGGTGCAAATACCACGATTGACCGTGGTGCGCTTGGCGACACAATAATTGGGCCTGGGTGCCGGATCGATAACCAAGTGCAGATAGCTCACAACGTTGTTCTGGGAGCTCGATGTATTGTTGTCTCTCAAGTCGGCATATCCGGAAGCTGTCAAATTGGAGACGATGTGGTGTTAGCTGGGCAGGTTGGCCTCGCTGACCATGTTAAAGTGGGTTCTAAGGCGCAAGTTGCGGCCAAGTCTGGGGTTATGCGAGATATTGAACAAGAGCAGGTGGTAATGGGGTATCCTGCGAAGCCGATCCGGGAGTTTTGGAGAGATGTTGCGGCTATTGGCCGGTTAAGTAAGCGTAAAAAAACTCCATAG
- the fabZ gene encoding 3-hydroxyacyl-ACP dehydratase FabZ, translating to MDGEPVQASTKTIDIHRIIEMIPHRYPFLLVDRVEDVISGESAVGVKNVTINEPFFQGHFPSRPVMPGVLIIEAMAQTAAVLVVDSLGAAAEGKLVYFMSIENARFRRPVEPGDQLKLTCSKVRQRANVWKFNGVARVGDTVVAEATYAAMIMDE from the coding sequence ATGGATGGTGAGCCAGTCCAAGCGTCAACGAAGACCATAGATATTCATCGAATCATTGAGATGATTCCTCATCGCTACCCGTTTTTGCTGGTTGACCGGGTTGAAGATGTTATTTCTGGTGAAAGTGCAGTCGGCGTAAAGAACGTCACAATAAATGAGCCCTTTTTTCAGGGGCATTTCCCGAGTAGGCCGGTCATGCCAGGCGTATTGATTATTGAAGCTATGGCGCAAACCGCTGCTGTTTTGGTGGTCGATAGCCTCGGCGCTGCGGCTGAAGGTAAACTTGTATACTTCATGAGTATTGAGAACGCACGTTTTAGACGTCCAGTTGAGCCCGGTGATCAATTAAAACTGACGTGCTCCAAAGTGCGGCAACGTGCAAATGTATGGAAGTTTAACGGTGTTGCGAGAGTTGGTGACACAGTTGTTGCAGAGGCAACATACGCTGCCATGATTATGGATGAATAG
- a CDS encoding OmpH family outer membrane protein, with product MTYLKTSQHFLSAIVLTAAAFVMTAPATAQESSHTRPIIGVLNTELIERDSLAAKGIRLERDKYITRYQTEVRALETELRGEEQRLTQQRNVLAPEVFQQQVEAFQQKFAVAQQEARVSQQNLNAVFQQAMVQINQEMIRISSQVAQERGINMVMPQSLILLSDPSMDITRPVLEILNERLPAVAMQDPEVAAAEAGKAAASE from the coding sequence ATGACTTACTTAAAAACGTCTCAGCACTTTCTCAGTGCCATAGTTCTTACAGCTGCTGCATTTGTAATGACTGCTCCAGCCACTGCGCAAGAAAGCAGCCATACGCGTCCTATTATCGGTGTTCTGAATACAGAATTGATCGAACGGGATTCTCTCGCCGCTAAAGGTATTCGCTTAGAACGCGACAAATACATCACCCGCTATCAGACCGAAGTGAGAGCGCTTGAAACAGAATTGCGGGGAGAAGAGCAGCGTTTAACCCAGCAACGCAACGTGTTGGCGCCGGAAGTGTTTCAGCAACAAGTCGAAGCATTTCAGCAAAAGTTTGCTGTTGCGCAACAGGAAGCGCGGGTTAGTCAGCAAAACCTGAACGCGGTGTTCCAACAGGCTATGGTGCAAATCAACCAAGAAATGATTCGTATCTCGAGCCAGGTGGCTCAGGAGAGAGGCATTAACATGGTTATGCCGCAGAGCCTTATTCTGCTGTCAGATCCATCAATGGACATCACCCGTCCAGTGCTTGAGATTTTAAATGAGCGCCTTCCGGCCGTTGCCATGCAAGATCCTGAAGTTGCCGCAGCAGAAGCAGGCAAGGCTGCTGCTTCAGAATAA
- the bamA gene encoding outer membrane protein assembly factor BamA, producing the protein MLLATTPSYAQQLGGAIAQIAVQGNQRIEPATIRTYISVREGDPFDPVTIDRSLKNLFATGLFADVSIGRQGDILVIRVVENPIINRITFEGNKRLDNDKLQPEVQLRPRVVYTRTKVQQDVERILDLYRRSGRFAVTVEPKVIELPQNRVDLVFEINEGDPTYVRKITFIGNEKFSDGDLRDVVLTREERWWRFLTSNDTYDPDRMAFDQELLRRYYLSEGYADFEVVSAVAELSPDRKSFFITMTVDEGPRYRFGEMTVDVSIPNLDPDVLRAAIVPSPGDWYNAEDIEGTIDVFTDLVGALGYAFVDIRPRVSRDVANRTIEIIFDVQEGPRVFVERIDITGNVRTLDKVIRREFRLVEGDAFNTARLRRSRERLQNLGYFKEVEVDNVPSEVYPDRTVVTATVEEQSTGELQFGIGFSSASGALFDVGIRERNLLGKGQDLRFNFSLAQQQTQIDLGFTEPYFLNRRLAAGADLFATETDFIDEAGFISQSIGGSLRLGFNYNEYMFQRLTYLLSWTKLEGISQFASEFTREQEGTTTTSQVSQTFAIDKRNNVIDPSDGYFISLSNDLAGLGGTEKYVRSSVALGYYWEPFEGWIFSATGNAGYILGIGEDIKIFQRYQLGGNNLRGFDDFGASPRDSRTGDALGGDWIATARAELKIPLGLPEEIGITPKMFTDWGAIGSPTDLKDRSFDILKSQRVRGSVGLGIEWESPVGPINIDWAHVLRQADFDITESFRVNFGQRF; encoded by the coding sequence ATGCTGCTTGCCACGACGCCGTCCTATGCTCAGCAACTGGGCGGTGCAATTGCTCAGATTGCCGTTCAGGGTAATCAGCGTATCGAACCGGCCACAATTCGAACTTATATTTCTGTTCGGGAAGGGGATCCGTTTGACCCGGTGACGATTGACCGTTCACTGAAGAACCTCTTTGCCACTGGCTTATTTGCTGATGTGAGTATCGGGAGACAGGGTGATATCCTGGTTATTCGCGTTGTCGAGAATCCGATTATCAACAGAATAACCTTTGAAGGAAATAAGCGGCTTGATAATGATAAACTCCAGCCTGAAGTGCAGCTTCGCCCCAGGGTTGTCTACACGCGAACAAAAGTTCAACAAGACGTCGAGCGTATTCTAGACCTTTATCGCCGTAGCGGCAGATTTGCGGTTACGGTTGAGCCAAAAGTTATTGAACTCCCACAAAACCGTGTCGATCTCGTATTTGAGATCAATGAGGGCGACCCCACGTACGTTCGTAAAATTACTTTTATCGGCAATGAAAAATTTTCTGATGGCGATTTGCGCGACGTTGTACTGACTCGTGAGGAGCGTTGGTGGCGCTTTCTCACCTCCAACGACACCTACGATCCAGATCGAATGGCGTTCGACCAGGAATTGCTGCGCCGTTACTATTTATCTGAAGGATACGCCGACTTTGAAGTTGTCTCTGCGGTGGCTGAATTATCTCCAGACAGAAAAAGTTTTTTCATTACGATGACGGTCGATGAAGGTCCTCGCTATCGCTTTGGCGAGATGACAGTTGATGTCTCTATACCTAATCTTGATCCGGATGTGTTGCGGGCTGCCATCGTTCCGTCACCGGGGGACTGGTATAACGCTGAAGATATTGAAGGCACCATTGACGTCTTTACAGACCTCGTCGGTGCCCTTGGTTATGCTTTTGTCGATATTCGTCCCCGTGTGTCTCGTGACGTTGCAAACCGAACCATCGAGATCATCTTCGATGTTCAAGAAGGGCCGCGTGTTTTTGTCGAGCGCATCGACATCACCGGCAATGTCAGAACCCTAGATAAAGTTATCCGCCGTGAGTTTCGGTTGGTCGAAGGTGATGCCTTCAACACAGCCAGGCTGCGGCGTTCACGTGAACGCCTTCAAAACCTAGGTTACTTTAAAGAAGTTGAGGTCGATAATGTGCCGTCTGAGGTGTATCCAGACCGCACAGTTGTGACGGCCACGGTTGAGGAACAATCTACGGGCGAATTGCAGTTTGGCATCGGCTTTTCTAGCGCTTCGGGCGCGTTGTTTGATGTTGGTATCCGCGAGCGTAATCTGCTTGGAAAAGGCCAAGACCTTCGTTTCAACTTCAGTTTGGCCCAACAACAAACCCAGATTGATCTCGGTTTTACCGAGCCATACTTCTTAAATCGTCGCCTTGCGGCGGGGGCGGACCTGTTTGCCACAGAAACAGACTTTATTGATGAAGCCGGCTTTATCAGTCAGTCAATTGGTGGGTCGCTGCGGCTCGGGTTCAACTACAACGAATATATGTTCCAAAGGCTGACCTATCTCTTGTCCTGGACTAAATTGGAAGGCATCAGCCAGTTCGCCTCTGAATTTACACGTGAACAAGAAGGAACGACGACCACGTCTCAAGTCAGCCAAACCTTTGCGATTGATAAGAGAAATAATGTTATTGATCCTTCGGATGGCTATTTCATAAGTCTTTCGAATGACTTAGCGGGCCTGGGCGGGACCGAGAAGTATGTCCGATCAAGCGTGGCCCTCGGCTATTACTGGGAGCCGTTTGAAGGCTGGATCTTTAGCGCAACCGGGAATGCGGGTTATATTCTTGGTATTGGTGAAGATATCAAAATCTTTCAAAGATATCAGCTTGGTGGTAACAACCTTCGCGGCTTCGATGACTTTGGAGCGAGCCCAAGAGATTCTAGGACTGGCGATGCCCTGGGTGGCGACTGGATTGCAACCGCGCGCGCTGAACTAAAAATACCGCTTGGTCTTCCTGAAGAGATCGGTATCACTCCTAAGATGTTTACGGATTGGGGTGCTATTGGGTCGCCGACTGATTTGAAAGACAGGAGTTTTGATATTCTAAAGTCGCAACGTGTTCGTGGCTCTGTGGGCCTCGGCATTGAATGGGAGTCGCCTGTCGGACCAATCAACATTGATTGGGCCCATGTTCTACGACAGGCAGATTTTGATATAACTGAAAGTTTCCGTGTGAATTTCGGACAAAGGTTTTAA
- the lpxI gene encoding UDP-2,3-diacylglucosamine diphosphatase LpxI (LpxI, functionally equivalent to LpxH, replaces it in LPS biosynthesis in a minority of bacteria.), translating to MDDISKDKLGIIAGGGDLPNVLVGECLKQKRLFVLVALEGEADVASLSVKPDLVMRIGRAGQCFRKFREAGVCSVVMAGKVNRPSLLGLRPDFRTLKFLIRIGTRAFADKKSVGDDRLLRAVIQEIELEGFKVVGVGDVLSSLCAPPGVLGRHQPSESDYASVSIGIMAAKELGAADIGQAVVVHSETVIDREDENGTNALIQRAGHSKKAAGGLILIKTLKPSQDRRADLPVIGPETIEHCASAGFKGIAVEAQGTLILDRGKTVAAANDAGLFFVAVECVPTAHQTSC from the coding sequence ATGGATGACATATCGAAAGATAAACTTGGTATAATCGCAGGTGGAGGCGACCTTCCAAACGTATTAGTGGGAGAATGCTTAAAGCAGAAACGTCTGTTTGTTCTTGTCGCATTGGAAGGAGAGGCAGATGTTGCCTCGCTTTCCGTTAAACCTGATTTGGTTATGCGTATTGGCCGCGCAGGACAATGTTTCCGAAAATTCCGGGAAGCTGGTGTCTGCTCGGTGGTCATGGCTGGTAAAGTTAATCGTCCGTCCTTACTTGGGCTTAGGCCAGATTTCAGAACATTAAAGTTTCTCATTAGAATAGGCACCCGTGCTTTTGCGGACAAGAAGTCTGTCGGCGACGATCGCCTTCTGCGAGCCGTTATTCAGGAAATAGAGTTGGAAGGCTTCAAGGTTGTGGGCGTCGGTGACGTGTTATCAAGCTTGTGTGCTCCACCGGGCGTATTAGGTAGGCATCAGCCTAGTGAGTCCGACTACGCAAGTGTCTCCATTGGCATTATGGCGGCAAAAGAGCTTGGAGCAGCTGATATCGGTCAGGCGGTTGTGGTGCACTCTGAGACTGTTATTGATCGAGAAGATGAGAATGGAACCAATGCGCTTATTCAAAGAGCTGGGCATTCAAAAAAAGCTGCTGGAGGGCTGATCCTGATTAAGACCTTAAAACCGTCTCAGGACCGCCGTGCGGACCTACCTGTGATTGGACCGGAGACAATTGAACATTGCGCTAGCGCTGGCTTCAAAGGCATTGCGGTTGAGGCTCAGGGCACACTAATTCTTGATCGTGGAAAGACAGTCGCTGCCGCCAATGATGCTGGATTGTTTTTTGTTGCTGTCGAGTGTGTCCCGACTGCACACCAAACCTCTTGTTAA
- the lpxB gene encoding lipid-A-disaccharide synthase, which yields MDKPIVYLLALEPSGDALGAALIEAISQELNGEVIFAGVGGQAMQERGLISLFDPSDLALLGVFEVLPKASLVFRRVREVLLDIERVKPDILVTIDSWGFTGRIHKALTKQKSPLKRVRYVAPQVWAWRPGRAKQLSKWIDHLLTLFPFEPPLFIAAGLPATWVGHPVVDRERDVESGVLLRKRLNISERATVLAVLPGSRKSEVKSLTPVFSETIAQLYQHIPELVIVIPTVSGVNADVRKWASTIPAGAHVLEGSLDKFAALEASDIALAASGTVTLELARAQVPHVIAYKVHPLSAFVFRRLTLTKYVNLINILLNREVITECLQQGCTAINLASDLKKLLPGAPGRLDQINAFEEALNQLTPPNGSASQAAALSVVKLMT from the coding sequence ATGGACAAGCCAATTGTCTACCTATTAGCCCTAGAACCCTCGGGAGATGCCTTGGGCGCAGCATTGATTGAAGCCATCAGCCAAGAATTGAACGGTGAAGTCATCTTCGCCGGTGTTGGTGGGCAAGCCATGCAAGAACGCGGGCTCATATCTCTGTTTGATCCATCTGATCTTGCTCTCCTTGGTGTTTTTGAAGTTTTACCAAAGGCGAGTCTGGTCTTTCGCCGCGTACGTGAAGTGCTCTTAGACATAGAACGCGTTAAGCCAGATATATTGGTCACGATAGACTCTTGGGGTTTTACTGGCCGTATTCATAAAGCGCTAACCAAGCAGAAGAGTCCGCTTAAGCGCGTGAGATATGTCGCACCGCAAGTGTGGGCGTGGCGGCCTGGACGCGCAAAGCAGTTGTCGAAATGGATAGATCACCTGCTTACTCTTTTTCCATTTGAGCCCCCCTTGTTTATCGCAGCCGGTTTACCGGCCACCTGGGTTGGCCATCCTGTTGTTGACCGGGAGCGGGATGTTGAGTCAGGTGTGCTGCTGCGGAAAAGACTCAACATAAGCGAAAGAGCCACCGTACTCGCGGTTTTGCCAGGTAGCCGGAAATCCGAGGTAAAAAGTCTCACGCCAGTTTTTTCTGAGACGATAGCTCAGCTGTACCAGCATATTCCCGAGCTGGTTATTGTTATTCCTACCGTCTCGGGAGTTAACGCAGATGTTAGAAAGTGGGCTTCGACCATTCCTGCGGGGGCGCATGTGCTGGAAGGCTCGTTGGATAAATTTGCAGCTTTGGAAGCTTCGGATATCGCGCTCGCAGCATCTGGAACCGTAACGCTTGAGCTTGCCCGGGCGCAAGTTCCCCACGTCATCGCCTATAAAGTACACCCGCTTTCTGCATTCGTCTTTCGGCGGCTAACACTCACAAAATACGTTAATCTTATAAATATTTTGCTTAATAGAGAGGTTATCACAGAGTGCCTTCAGCAAGGCTGTACGGCTATAAATCTTGCCAGTGACCTTAAAAAGCTTTTGCCGGGAGCGCCAGGAAGGCTTGATCAGATAAACGCCTTTGAGGAGGCACTGAATCAGCTAACGCCCCCAAATGGAAGTGCCAGCCAGGCCGCAGCCTTGTCAGTGGTTAAGCTGATGACCTAG
- the lpxA gene encoding acyl-ACP--UDP-N-acetylglucosamine O-acyltransferase: protein MTDVHASAVVDSSAQVAETVTIGPYCIVGPNVVLAEGVKLTSHVVVDGHTTIGSNTVVQPFASLGTPPQHSRFKGEPSTLVIGANNTIREHVTMHPGTEHGRMTTTIGDNCLFMVGSHVAHDCKVANDVILTNSVALGGHVVVDEFAIIGGLSGIHQYVRIGKHSMIGGCSAVESDVIPYGSVKGNRARLSGLNIIGLRRRGFSREDIRSLRTAYGLLFSQGGNMAERISEVADLFAEHPGVRDILDFIQADSSRAICQPLFSNGNGS, encoded by the coding sequence GTGACAGATGTACACGCGTCGGCGGTTGTCGACTCTTCAGCGCAAGTTGCCGAAACAGTCACGATTGGCCCCTATTGTATTGTAGGGCCTAACGTTGTTTTGGCTGAAGGCGTTAAGCTCACCTCGCACGTTGTGGTCGATGGTCATACAACAATTGGTTCAAATACTGTGGTTCAACCTTTTGCCAGTCTTGGAACGCCACCACAGCATTCTCGGTTTAAAGGCGAACCCTCGACCTTGGTTATCGGTGCAAATAACACCATCCGAGAGCATGTCACCATGCATCCTGGGACTGAACATGGACGGATGACGACGACGATTGGCGACAACTGCTTATTTATGGTGGGGAGCCACGTGGCACATGACTGCAAGGTCGCTAATGATGTTATATTAACAAATAGTGTTGCGTTAGGTGGGCATGTGGTGGTGGATGAGTTCGCCATTATCGGCGGCTTATCGGGGATTCATCAGTACGTTCGCATTGGTAAACATTCAATGATTGGCGGGTGTTCAGCCGTCGAGAGTGATGTCATTCCCTACGGTTCAGTTAAGGGAAACCGGGCCAGATTATCGGGTTTGAATATTATTGGATTGCGGCGTCGTGGGTTCTCACGCGAAGATATTCGGTCACTGCGTACCGCATATGGTCTGCTGTTCTCTCAGGGAGGAAACATGGCTGAACGTATCAGTGAAGTCGCAGATCTCTTTGCAGAGCACCCTGGTGTTCGTGATATTCTCGATTTTATTCAAGCTGATTCTTCACGCGCAATTTGCCAACCGTTGTTCTCGAATGGCAATGGAAGTTGA